A window of the Bacteroidia bacterium genome harbors these coding sequences:
- a CDS encoding gliding motility lipoprotein GldH, which yields MTLKNLFLACAIPTLMFFSCESVIQKSEKNFTTGWNIQDSLSFLSPVLQPSNLYRLKLNVTFTEDYPFRNIYFQVGIAHKDSFLQHSIARFETSDESGYWYEKSSGGKHDFEWIVLDSLTSKAPSQYQFSVKQYMRLDTLPGISSAKLTIQQL from the coding sequence ATGACTTTGAAGAACTTGTTTTTAGCTTGTGCGATACCTACCCTGATGTTTTTTTCATGTGAATCGGTTATTCAGAAATCCGAAAAAAACTTCACCACAGGCTGGAATATTCAAGATTCTCTTTCGTTTCTTTCTCCTGTTTTGCAACCCAGCAATTTATATCGCTTAAAACTGAACGTAACATTTACCGAAGACTATCCCTTCCGAAATATCTATTTTCAAGTAGGCATTGCACATAAAGACTCCTTTTTACAGCATTCTATAGCAAGATTTGAAACTTCTGATGAATCCGGCTATTGGTATGAAAAATCAAGTGGAGGAAAACATGATTTTGAGTGGATTGTCTTGGATAGCCTTACTTCCAAAGCTCCATCCCAGTATCAGTTTTCTGTAAAGCAATATATGCGCCTGGATACCCTGCCAGGAATTAGTTCCGCTAAATTAACGATTCAACAATTGTAG
- a CDS encoding Signal peptidase-like protein, with amino-acid sequence MACSTNSYGGCTTGGCGKKGSCNSGNCNRLNTFDWLTGIEAPLPNSTEIFEVRFKGTRKGFYRNVHNFHLITGDSVVVESGDRGWEMGKISLSGPLVTWQMKKKHVKTQVKDLPIIYRIPTPEDITKQEQAQARELQILLETRSIIVALKLDMKLGEIEMQADGTKVYCFYIADKRIDFRELVKTITDRFKLRVEMRQIGVRQEAGLIGGIGTCGRELCCSTWLTNFQNISTAAARYQQLAVNSLKLAGQCGRLKCCLNFELETYLDALKEIPNITKIETELGVAFLQKTDIFLKTLWFSYPKDDTWVPITAEKVVELAEMNKQGIKPPSLTSINEIENETTTTRQHDFVDVVGQVSHESLTKNEQRNFKNNNKQKRKK; translated from the coding sequence ATGGCTTGCTCTACCAATAGTTATGGCGGCTGCACTACCGGAGGCTGCGGAAAAAAAGGTTCCTGCAATTCCGGTAACTGTAATAGATTGAACACCTTTGATTGGCTCACAGGGATAGAAGCCCCCTTGCCAAATAGTACAGAAATATTTGAAGTTCGCTTTAAAGGAACTCGAAAAGGTTTTTATAGAAACGTACATAATTTTCATTTAATTACCGGAGATTCCGTAGTGGTAGAATCCGGAGACCGAGGCTGGGAAATGGGAAAAATATCCCTTAGCGGACCATTAGTAACTTGGCAAATGAAAAAAAAACACGTTAAAACCCAAGTTAAAGACCTGCCAATTATCTATCGTATTCCTACCCCCGAAGATATAACGAAGCAAGAACAAGCTCAAGCCCGTGAATTGCAAATTTTATTAGAAACCCGCTCCATTATCGTTGCCCTAAAATTAGACATGAAATTAGGCGAAATAGAAATGCAAGCTGACGGCACAAAAGTTTATTGCTTCTACATTGCAGATAAACGTATTGATTTTAGGGAATTAGTAAAAACGATTACAGACCGCTTTAAACTTCGTGTAGAAATGCGGCAGATTGGAGTTCGCCAAGAAGCCGGCCTTATTGGCGGAATCGGAACCTGCGGACGAGAACTATGCTGCTCCACTTGGCTAACTAACTTCCAAAATATATCTACTGCCGCTGCCAGATACCAACAACTTGCCGTTAACTCCCTAAAACTCGCCGGACAATGCGGTAGATTAAAATGCTGCCTAAACTTTGAACTCGAAACTTACTTAGATGCACTCAAAGAAATCCCCAATATCACCAAAATAGAAACTGAATTAGGCGTAGCTTTCCTGCAAAAAACAGACATCTTCCTAAAAACACTCTGGTTCAGCTATCCCAAAGATGATACATGGGTGCCCATCACAGCTGAAAAAGTAGTGGAATTAGCCGAAATGAACAAACAGGGAATCAAACCCCCCAGCTTGACTTCTATTAATGAAATAGAAAATGAAACTACTACTACTCGCCAACATGACTTTGTGGACGTAGTAGGCCAAGTCTCCCATGAATCACTAACTAAAAACGAACAAAGAAACTTCAAAAATAATAATAAACAAAAACGTAAAAAATAA
- a CDS encoding DUF4397 domain-containing protein, whose translation MKYWKSIVGLVLFTLTACQYDEPWKDVTKTNHSKSYVRFINSLPSTNGSRLIGRYYNSDFLILDSIAYRQALPSHGTLALTSTDTPSEFGYPQFEMSIVSIANKPDTTGKVVIPLLENQTYTIFLYDSLGKSMILQVREPSDTTIIDTSLAALRMVNLRSSTQAGVNLYVNGTELFSGNLGFSFYSAFTPVQATTVTLEAKDPAGNVLATLNNVDLHQRKFYSAILDNRGLYLISK comes from the coding sequence ATGAAATATTGGAAAAGTATTGTAGGGTTGGTACTTTTTACGCTAACAGCTTGCCAGTATGACGAGCCTTGGAAAGACGTTACCAAAACAAATCATAGCAAATCTTATGTAAGATTCATAAACTCGTTGCCTTCAACCAATGGGTCAAGATTAATAGGGCGGTACTACAATTCAGATTTTTTAATATTGGATTCTATTGCTTATCGTCAGGCGTTACCCAGTCATGGAACTCTTGCACTTACGAGTACAGATACCCCCTCAGAATTTGGCTACCCTCAATTTGAGATGAGCATCGTTTCGATAGCCAATAAACCGGATACTACCGGAAAAGTGGTTATCCCTTTATTAGAAAACCAAACCTATACTATTTTTTTGTATGACAGTTTGGGTAAATCTATGATTTTGCAGGTTCGTGAACCTTCTGACACCACTATCATAGATACTTCGCTGGCTGCCCTCAGAATGGTAAATTTGCGTAGCAGCACCCAAGCCGGCGTTAATCTGTATGTAAATGGAACTGAACTGTTTAGCGGAAATTTAGGCTTTAGTTTTTACAGTGCATTCACGCCCGTTCAGGCAACTACTGTAACCCTTGAAGCAAAAGACCCCGCCGGTAATGTATTAGCAACACTCAATAATGTTGATTTACATCAGCGTAAGTTTTATTCTGCTATCTTAGACAACCGAGGCTTGTACCTAATATCTAAATAA
- a CDS encoding MGMT family protein, giving the protein MPAQNWAFCESVFDVVRKVPYGRVCTYGNIAKYLGAVRSARLVGWAMNQSHNDPSIPAHRIVNRQGLLTGKIHFTPPERMQMLLEKEGIQVTNDQIIDFERKNWNPNHELI; this is encoded by the coding sequence ATGCCGGCTCAGAATTGGGCTTTTTGTGAATCTGTATTTGATGTTGTTCGGAAAGTTCCCTACGGACGTGTATGCACCTATGGGAATATTGCTAAGTATTTAGGGGCAGTTCGCAGTGCCAGATTAGTCGGCTGGGCAATGAACCAAAGCCATAATGACCCAAGTATTCCAGCTCATAGAATTGTAAATAGACAGGGATTATTAACCGGTAAAATACACTTCACCCCGCCAGAACGTATGCAAATGCTATTAGAAAAAGAAGGAATTCAGGTTACAAATGACCAAATTATAGACTTTGAACGTAAAAATTGGAATCCAAACCATGAACTTATTTAG
- a CDS encoding RecX family transcriptional regulator, giving the protein MIDKVILDKISSYIEYRYRSLHETKLKLRQLKLSDAEQTEIIAYLLEKGFLDEDKFITAFVRGKFFHKYWGKQKIRYGLSYHQVSQEIVEKIISREISSEDYERTILRLISKKIGGQNPSELTQLKKYQVSQYLISHGFSYEEFTKYLS; this is encoded by the coding sequence ATGATTGATAAAGTTATTTTAGATAAAATTTCCAGCTATATTGAATATCGGTATCGTTCTTTGCATGAAACAAAATTGAAATTACGACAATTAAAACTTTCTGACGCAGAACAAACCGAAATAATAGCGTATTTACTCGAAAAGGGCTTTCTGGATGAAGATAAGTTCATTACGGCATTCGTTCGTGGGAAATTTTTCCATAAATATTGGGGAAAACAAAAAATTCGTTACGGCCTTAGCTACCACCAAGTATCACAAGAAATTGTAGAGAAAATCATAAGCCGTGAAATTTCGTCTGAAGATTATGAACGAACAATTTTGCGGCTAATAAGTAAAAAAATAGGTGGCCAAAATCCAAGTGAACTAACACAACTTAAAAAGTATCAAGTATCACAATATTTGATTTCGCATGGCTTTAGTTATGAGGAGTTTACCAAATATTTAAGCTAA
- a CDS encoding GNAT family N-acetyltransferase, whose translation MDFWVFTASAPVFEQLLSLRYQVMRQPLGLEFSPQELSMDTMNAHIGAFINNELIACCVMHHLDSKTIKMRQLAVYPQHQKKTYGKQLVCYAEKWAKYAGYQKIILHARDYAIPFYEKLGYLKEGEPFTEIQILHIKMFKNI comes from the coding sequence ATGGATTTTTGGGTATTCACGGCTTCTGCGCCGGTATTTGAACAATTATTATCCTTGCGTTATCAGGTAATGCGCCAGCCGCTTGGTTTAGAATTTAGCCCACAAGAACTTTCTATGGATACTATGAATGCCCATATTGGAGCATTTATAAATAATGAACTTATAGCTTGCTGTGTGATGCATCACTTAGATTCTAAAACCATAAAAATGAGACAATTAGCAGTTTATCCACAACATCAAAAAAAAACTTATGGGAAACAATTAGTTTGCTATGCAGAGAAGTGGGCTAAATATGCCGGTTATCAAAAAATTATTTTACACGCCAGAGACTACGCAATACCATTTTACGAAAAATTAGGCTACCTAAAAGAAGGAGAACCATTTACAGAAATTCAAATCCTTCATATCAAGATGTTCAAAAATATTTAG